The Bemisia tabaci chromosome 8, PGI_BMITA_v3 genome has a segment encoding these proteins:
- the IP3K1 gene encoding inositol-trisphosphate 3-kinase homolog produces MEYFDSVTRAYVSKIPLQESLTPRVQFQPFQFQCKQFMALWIKCNLKISNLFFLKQENVSYLLRSLENERGSMERTSNVLSRLSKKSSESNDVQLAWSSTESHPEWFQLSGHPDCFAVAGPGTIWKKCSDSTERDVYEALSKEPTLKNVIPRHLRTVEHDGQTFIELQDLLDGFEDPQVMDIKLGVRTFLESEVQNTTARQDLYKKMVAIDPDAPTEEEKQLQAVTKLRYMQFRENQSSTCSQGFRIEAIKLSGEPPRSNLQRVKSIEDVQNTLKLFLQEKEKARSQLVTILRNIRNKLEQTQYFKTHEVVGSSILIIHDNSKVGAWLIDFGKTRPVPDGLSVNHRTPWTPGNHEEGLLIGLDNLINIIENLKLKEVAVQVYD; encoded by the exons atggagtattttgatagtgtgacacggGCTTATGTTTCAAAGATTCCTTTGCAAGAAAGTTTGACCCCAAGAGTTCAATTTCAACCTTTCCAATTTCAGTGTAAACAATTTATGGCCCTTTGGATCAAAtgtaatctgaaaatttcaaacttgttttttctgAAACAGGAGAACGTCTCTTACCTCCTCCGCTCACTAGag aATGAGCGTGGATCCATGGAGCGAACAAGCAACGTACTCAGTCGATTGTCAAAAAAGAGCAGCGAGTCAAATGATGTCCAACTGGCGTGGTCGTCTACAGAGTCACATCCGGAGTGGTTCCAGCTTTCTGGACACCCGGATTGTTTTGCGGTTGCAGGACCAGGCActatttggaaaaaatgtaGCGACTCAACGGAGAGAGATGTATACGAAGCCTTGTCGAAAGAGCCCACGCTGAAAA ATGTGATACCTCGTCATCTGCGGACAGTAGAACACGATGGACAGACTTTCATTGAACTTCAAGATCTCCTTGACGGATTTGAGGACCCCCAAGTGATGGACATCAAGTTAGGTGTGCGCACGTTCTTGGAATCAGAAGTTCAGAACACCACTGCAAGACAAGATCTGTATAAAAAA ATGGTAGCGATTGATCCTGATGCTCCTACTGAAGAGGAAAAGCAACTTCAAGCAGTCACCAAACTACGGTACATGCAGTTCAGAGAGAATCAAAGTTCTACTTGCAGTCAAGGTTTCCGCATAGAGGCTATAAAG TTGAGCGGAGAGCCACCTCGAAGTAACCTACAGAGGGTGAAAAGTATAGAGGACGTTCAAAACACACTGAAACTTTTCCTTCAGGAGAAGGAAAAAGCTCGATCTCAATTGGTCACAATTCTCAGGAATATCAGGAATAAGCTGGAGCAAACTCAGTATTTTAAAACCCACGAG GTGGTTGGCAGCAGTATTCTAATCATCCATGACAATTCGAAAGTCGGCGCTTGGCTCATCGATTTTGGGAAAACAAGGCCTGTACCGGATGGACTCTCAGTCAATCATCGAACGCCCTGGACCCCTGGGAACCACGAAGAAGGCCTTCTCATCGGCCTTGATAACTTGATAAACAtaatagaaaatttaaaactaaagGAAGTAGCCGTTCAAGTCtatgattaa